A window of Nicotiana sylvestris chromosome 8, ASM39365v2, whole genome shotgun sequence genomic DNA:
TTAAGCACATTTTATACGTACCAtttttgacattgtctatgtttTATGCAAATTAAGCACATTTTATACGTACCTTGATGATTGTTGTTATCTTTTGACATTATTGATAATAAAATCATACAGATCTGAGTcgtttttttagtttgtttctgATTTGAGGTATTCGACTTCCAGATTTACTAACATTTATTTACTAAAATTAGAATAAGTTCATGTACAGTTACAAAATGATACAAAATCAGTCTATATATTTTATATACAGCACATGACGATCTTTATTTGTCCTCAGGAATTATGCTAAGAcacattactttttttttttaatctaaaTTTCACACATTAACAATGTAATTCTTTTTGCAGTCTGTGCCAGTGTACCTCTCAGAGATGGCACCATTTAAAAGCCGTGGTGCCTTAAACATTATGTTTCAAATGTCTATCACAATTGGAATTCTTGCAGCAAATTTGATCAATTATTTCACCGCGAAGATAAAAGATGGGTGGCGTTACAGTTTAGGAGGAGCAGTGGTACCAGCTTTGATATTCATTGTTGGTTCTCTATTTCTTCCTGATACTCCAAATTCTCTAATTGAACGTGGAAATAAAGAAGAAGCGAAAAGGAGGCTTCAAATAATCAGAGGAATTGAAAATGTGGACGTAGAGTTTTATGATTTGGTTGAAGCAAGTGAAAGATCAAAGGAAGTTAAGCATCCTTGGAGTAATATACGCAAACGAAGGAATAGGCCACAACTGACATTTGCTATGCTTATTCCTGCATTTCAACAGTTAACTGGGATGAATGTTATCATGTTTTATGCACCTGTTCTTTTTAAGACGATTGGTTTTGGCGATACTGCTTCGCTTATGTCTGCTGTGATAACTGGGGGTGTTAATTTTGTTGCCACCTTTGTTTCTATTCTTGCTGTTGATAGGGTTGGAAGGAGAGTTCTCTTTATTGAAGGTGGTTTGCAAATGTTGGTTTGTCAGGTATAATTACTACACTATATTAATTATATTAACTTTCTGTGTGTAAAATAATTTTCATTTCCGCTCTACGTATAATAATTGGACTATATTTTCAATCCTAAATAACAACATTGTACGTATATGTACTACTTATTAACTAACTATGCGGTTTTCTTATTTATGTTTTTGGTTCAGATTATTATAGCAATTTCTATTGCACTCAAATTTGGGACAAGTGGTAATCCAGGGGAATTGCCAGTATGGTATGCATCTTTTGTGGTGTTCTTCATCTGCGTATACGTTGCTGGTTTTGCATGGTCATGGGGACCTTTAGGATGGTTGGTTCCAAGTGAAATTTTCCCTCTAGAAGTTCGATCTGCAGGCCAGGCAGTGAATGTGTCTGTCAACATGATTTTCACTTTCTTCATTGCCGAAATTTTTACAGAAATGTTATGTGTCTTCAAGTTTGGTCTCTTCATATTCTTTgctgtttttgtttttatcatgACCTTATTCATCTACCACTTCCTTCCCGAGACTAAAGGAATTCCTATTGATGAAATGAGTAAGATTTGGAGTAAGCATTGGTATTGGCAAAAATATGTTCCAAATGATGATCCTTTTCCTCCTCAATCACCACCAAGAAAGTTACATTCACCTGTTAAAGAGCACAACATTCAAATGGTCGTGAATATGGACGAGAAAGAAGCTTAGATCAAGGAGATTAGCTAGATTTAATTTCTTATCAAGTTTTAGGGAATAATTTGGTGAAAATTAGACATCTTAAGTTTTgttatttatgttttttttttaaatttttagtttagTCTTTCGGTTTGGATAAAATATTGAGCTTTTTGTTGTTAAATGTGAATTTTAGAGTTTTAGTTTCAGTTTACTATTCTCTCATTCAGTTATATTAGCTTTGTTTACTCTTTTTTCGTGGCATAAAAAATGTTTATTAATTATCGCAATCTTTTAGATAGAGCCAAAAATATCTCTACCTTATTTCCGCTATCCCCTAATTTTTGAATAACACAAAATCCTTCTTACttgttcttttttattttgtCCTCATTATATGTAATTCACTTCTTTGTTGCCTTCTTAATAAAAATTCTTATACAAACATCCCCTCTATCAAGGGAAGTTTAACTGGTCTGCATAATCATAAACACAAAGTCTTTCAACTAAATCTTTATTGGACATGATAGATAGCACGATAAAATAGAGAACGAGAAATGGTGTGAATTTTCTAACATCTAGAAAATTCTAGTTATAGTATAAAAGCTAAAAATTCTGTAACTTTTTCTACTGTTTGGCATGTAAAAGTTCTCTTGGAAATTCAAAAGAGTTGAACACTAGTTAAAAAAAATTGCATTTTAATTGATTAATGGTAGTGGGTTAGTCCCAAATATCGTCTAACGTGATAAATTCTTTGTTGTTAGTGCAACAAAATAAAGTAGTGGCAAGTCAAAATTTCCTAAGTCGGGTAATGTTTTCACGAAATTGAAGTTTGTGAATTTTGTAGTATTAAATGCAAATTCGTCGCATGCTTGTTGGTAAGAATTATTCTATCCAATGCATTTAGGTTTTCTTCACATTAGGAACTAGGGGTATACataactatatatatttataggcTGAACACTTAAACTTGTCCCTTAAACTTGTCCCTTTTTTCACTTGAATACTTAAACTCACCCCATGACCTATTGAATACTCAATCTCTATTTGAATTGTGTCAATTAAACACAAGAAACTGACCTGGCACAAAAGGTGAATCTCACCTATTTTGAGCGTGTGTACAATAAAAAGAGAGCTAAAATGGCCTTCTTCTCCACATTGAAGCCAAACGCACTTTAAACTTGCATAAGCAGTTAAGCTCCTTTCATTcaccaaaataaatacacaataaAAACCCAGCACAAAGTTTTATATAGAATTTTACAAACACCCagcaaataaagaaagaaaattgcATACCCAGCTTTAGGAAGAATAATGCATACCCAGCTTCTAGAAGAAAACGTCTCAGAAACATGAAGACCAAATTTCAGAATTTCAACTCATCGCACTATTTTAATTTTCGTTTTACTTttataattattgaatatttttTTGTTATTCTCTTTGGGGCTCGTGAGGTGATGTAGTTGGTTTATTCCAAAATATAACTATTACTTTCATTATAATAGATCCAGATGCTTTTTCCTTAATTAGCTGTTAGATATTCCATAACAGAATCAGTGTTGTTCATCGAGTAAAATAATGAGATTTTGTCCAGAAATCTATAGAACTTGGCCATAACAGAGGAATTAGATTGGCGAGGATGACCCCTGATCTGGTCTAACAGAGGAAGttcttaaaaaagaaaagaagctcGTGTGGGGAAGAAGATCAAcaaggagaaaaaaaaaaagctacTATAAACTAACACAAAAAATCCATAAATTAATGGGGATAATTTTCTGTGTAAGATGAAGATGTATGTGGGGagtatattatttttttattttaatgctCAAAAAGTTAGAAAGAGCCACATGTTTAATTTGCATTGGCTTGTTAAAACATCACCCGAGAGTGAGCTACACACATCTTGTTTTCTCAACTGTTCCAGCTTGTCGTGTCTAATTGGCACAATCTAAATAGAGATTGAGTGCTCAATAGGTTATGGGATGAGTTTAAGTGCCCAAGTGAAAAAAAGGGACAAGTTTAGGGGTCTGTAGATGTATTCAgctatattttatttatatataactATACAATATTGTATAAGAGTGTATACtgacaagtcaaatcttggtcaaacttttcaaatttcaagcttcaaactgagaactgttcttccaaattcatttcgattaccctgaaaaccaaaaccaacgattcacataagtcataatccatcacacggggcaaatcatacccgagaactgacgagcaaagtacaaaagctcaaaacgatcggttggTCATTACAATTTGATGTAATTCTAAATCCAAACGTGCAACAATAGCCAAAAGTAAGTGAATTGAGGTAAACTTCACAACTGGTGAAAATGTTTCCTCATAATCTGCTCCAGCTTCTTGAGTAAAGCCTTTTGCCACCAATCGTGCCTTTGTATCTTTCTATTGTCCCATTCGTTTTGCATTTAACTTTGAGAACCCATTTGTTCCTAATGGCTCTATGCCCAGGCGGAAGGTCAACTAGATCCCAGACTTTGTTGGTTTTCATGGACTCTAATTCTTATTTCATTGCTTTATCCACTCATCTTTTCCAGGGCTCAATAAAGCTTCAGTCACAGATTTTGGCTCATCCTTTCTATGGGAGATACCAAGAAAATATAATCTTCAATGTCATAAATACGTTTGGCTATATTTTTCCTAGCACTCTTTCGTAGTTGAAATTCAGGTCGTCAGAAGGATTATGGGATTGAAAGTTCCCGCTCCCACTTGGATCAAGAATAAGATCTTGATCAATTTGATTATCAACTGTGTCAGAAGACACTTGCTGACTATATGAGTTCAACTTTTCATAAAAAGGCTCTTCATTATTTACCTCGCCcttctttaaaaaattattttctagaaatgTGACATCTCGTGATTCAATCTCAGTAACACTTCCATCCTCTAATTCACCAATGAACATATACCCTTTGGAGTATTATGAATATCTTATAAAGAtacatttttttccttttggaccTAATTTACCAAACTTGCTAAAGGATTCTTTTACATATGCAGCACAACCCCAAAGTCATAAATCCTTTAAGTTCGGTTTATGACCAGTCCATAACTCATAAGGAGTGGAAGGAACTGATTTAGAAGGCACTTTGTTCAATATGTAAGTTGCAGTCAATAACGCATCTCCCCAAAAGGAGATAGGTAAATTTATTTGCGCCATCATGGACCTTATCATGTCTAATAATGTTCTATTCCTCCTTTCTACTACACTATTTTGTTGAGGTGTGTACGGAATAGTTAACTGTCTGGTGATTCCTTTTTCATTGCACAATTCTTCAAATTCTTTTGAAAGATATTCACGCCCTCTATCGATTCTTAAGGTCTTAATCCTTTTGTCtaattgatttctcaacttcATTCACATATTTCTTAAAGCATTCAAGTGCTTCAAATTTATGAGAGATCAAATAGACATAACTAAAGCGTGTGAAATCATCAATGAACGTAATAATATATAAAGCACCAGACCTAGCCCTCacattcattggaccacagaTATCAGAATAGATTAATTGCAATAGAAAATTAGCTCTCTTTGCCTTTCCAATTAGTTTACGTGTAATCTTTCCGGCAAGACACTTTTCACAAGTTGGCATTTCAATTTTAGAAAAAGGACCTAGGTATCCTTCCTTAGCCAATCTATTCATCCGATCCTAGTCTATGTGACCTAATCTTGCACGCCATGTCATAACATCAACATCATTGTTACTAGAATAACATGTCATAACACAACGGTCAACATAATAGTTATATATAGAAGAATTACAATCTAGCACAATAAAACCATCATAACGATGTCCAAAACCATAAAAACGTTGTCTTGAGTAATTCTAAGACCACTACGATTAAAGTTCAAATTGAAATCTAAATCTAGAAGAAGAGACATAGATATTAAGTTTCGTCAAATCTCTGGAACATATAGGACGTCATGCAATATCAAAGATCAGCCACCAAAGTCCACTCTGCAAGTGCCTATCCCTTTGACTTCAAGCTTTTCATTATTTCCCACATATACATGCTTTGATCCAGGTGGAACTCGACGAAACTCTATAAACGCTTCATTATCGCGGCTCACATGATCAGTGGCCCCTGAGTCTACAATCCACACAGGATAAGATTCAGTTAGTAAAACAGTGCTAGAAACATATATAGCACTAAGAGATGCGCTTTGAAATGCTACCTTTTTCGGCTCAGTGCACTCACGAGCAAAATGCCCTGGGACTTGGTAATTGTAACACTTCATCTTGCTCTTGTCATTCTTCTTGTAGAACCGTTTTTCTTTATTGGAATTTGGCTTGTTTATTTTCTGGGAGGGTCCTTCTCCGGTCTCCTTACATATTTCGTCATTTTTCCAGTTTCTCTTGCGCTTGAAGCTTGATCTCTTTGTACCACTTAATTCTGCCACAAAAGCATTAGGTACAGCTTTAGCAGCACCAAGCCGCTCGTCTTCAAGCTCCACGTGACGGGCAACATCAGTAAAAGTTTTGATGCTATCATTGTGGGTCAAGTTAACCTTCAAATGTTCCCAATTATTAGGAAGAGACCGAATCACTGCCTGAACCTGCTGCTCATCAGAGAGAACATGGCCAACACTTTTGAGTTGAAAAATCATATTTAACATCACCCTTAGATGTTGTTTAACACCGTGATCATGACGTTTTTTATACGTGTCAAACTTAATTGTCAGTTGTCGAAGGCAAGTCACAGTCATACCCCCATATGCCGTTCTTAAATGTGCCCACATGGCGTGAGCGGTAGGATATTGCTCACATTCGTGGATAAGATCATCAGCAACTGAACTTACAATAATTTTACGTGCAGTGAAATCTTTCTTTTTCTAAACATTGTAAGTTTCTAGATCCCTCCTGTGTTGGCCAGTATTACCCACCTCTGGGTGACTCATAGCATGGTTAATACTTTCAAGAGCATCTTGCTCTTCGAGTACATACCACATCTTACGACTTCAGATGTCGTAATTTTCACCATTCAGTTTGTCACCCTTGTTCAAGTCAGCAATGATACTTTTCGATGCCATGTCTGATATTAGAGACAATATTATAAGTTTAACTCATCAATATATATACTTCAGTTAATTTATGCATGTGATTACACACTCAAGTAAAttaattataatattaattttacatttAGTATAGAATCGAACGGTCACTACGTTTCCATTCATCATCTATATCTAAATATTTTGAATTAATATTAGAATCACTTCTTAGTGTGTACTTTATTTCAAGTCTCAAtccattaaaaaaatataataaacaatGTATGTAACTGGTGAGACAAATAACATAATATAAATTTCATTAAGATAAAACACATAATGACAATTTACAAGTTTGCTAAGACATCCATATACCAATTGAACACTAACTTTTGCTCATATACGCTAAAAGGTGCACTAGGCCAAACATCATGATAAATCTAGTTAAAATTTCGCCCCAAGGCTCTCGAAGAGAGTCCTCTAAAATAGCTAATGCTTCCCAATCAGTAAGTTCTACGTAATTAGCCAATTCAGCTCTTTTTATCTTTAAAAGGTGTACATGTTCAGGGACGAAAGCATCCGGGTCCATTTTAAATTCCTTAAACTCCgtaaatttcttttctctttcactTCGTTCAGCCCTTCGATCCTTTAACTCATTTTGCCTCGCCCTTGGGACATTCCTGATGACTTCCGGCTCAGAGTCTAAATTATTATAGAAATAAGTCATGCGACGACGTATCCTTCTACGTTGTCCCCCCCCCCTTTTTGACTTCGAGAACTCTCACTTGGAGTAATTCGAACTTGTCCCTGTTCAGCCATATCTGAAATAGGACCAAGGAAACAATAAGAATGACTACAACCACTCAATGTGACAACATATATCATAATTATTTGTAGAAGAATATCAATTGAGGGATTATGACTAAACTAATTTTAATTCAATGAAATAGACAATGATAGACATTAAGATTACCAAACGTCCATTCCGTGTACTTTGTTTAACCAATTTTCAGGTAATTTCCCTTCACCCCTTTTTTAtataacaaaaagtatttaagaTTATGAAGCAATTTACTTATTGGAGAAATTCCTCAAGAAATCAGTAGACCTTTTTGCCTGACTTCCATAGACTTGCAAGATAGTAAGCTTATAAGCTCTATTCCACCAATTATGTTTAACCAGCCATCACTTAAATAGATTGGTCTAACAAATAACAATCTTTATGAAAACTTCCTGGAAATATATGTGACAATTTTCcaaatttaattatttctttttagcAACAAAAGAATTCATCACTACATTCTGCGAATGTCAAGAAAAAATTCACAGAAAATATTAACTTATGCTTTCTGTGATATAACATGGTGCTAGGCCACTTCTGttaaaattaaaattgttttaaagCACCATAATAGGCAAAGAAGGTTAAAACAAATATAAGTATTAAAGACAAAAAAGAAGTATGAAGAAAACTTCTGATATGAATAATAGATTGGACATTAGCCAAAAATCAATTGTTTGACGTCAACAAACTAATTGGTAAATAGTTATACTACAAAACAAACTTTGTTCCCTTTCCAGTAAGGATTCACAATTCTAGAATTGTTATCAAACATGACGTTTTCTACCTTTTACTGCAACAGTACCAAAGAAAATTGCAGTAACAGTCATAAAAAATATAGCATCGACTGAGAAGATGTAAACCAGAAAATAATATCACTGGCTCTAATACCATTGTCAGTTAAATTCGAGTAACAGGGATATCGAATATGTGTACCTATTAAAAACAGCGGAGGATTTTTGCAGAATCTGTTCCAATCAATTGCCCGAATCCGATTTCGTCTCTCTTGAAAACGAAATTCTTGTTCACGAACTAaatacatttttctttcttttactgtattTCTATCTTTGAAGGAAG
This region includes:
- the LOC104212365 gene encoding sugar carrier protein C-like, which translates into the protein MAGGGIGPSNGKEYPGKLTTKVLITCIVAACGGLIFGYDIGISGGVTSMPKFLEKFFPDVYAKEVLHTVSTNQYCKFNSSKLTLFTSSLYLAALVASWFASTITRRMGRRLSMLFGGVLFCFGAIINGLAQNVAMLIIGRVLLGCGIGFANQSVPVYLSEMAPFKSRGALNIMFQMSITIGILAANLINYFTAKIKDGWRYSLGGAVVPALIFIVGSLFLPDTPNSLIERGNKEEAKRRLQIIRGIENVDVEFYDLVEASERSKEVKHPWSNIRKRRNRPQLTFAMLIPAFQQLTGMNVIMFYAPVLFKTIGFGDTASLMSAVITGGVNFVATFVSILAVDRVGRRVLFIEGGLQMLVCQIIIAISIALKFGTSGNPGELPVWYASFVVFFICVYVAGFAWSWGPLGWLVPSEIFPLEVRSAGQAVNVSVNMIFTFFIAEIFTEMLCVFKFGLFIFFAVFVFIMTLFIYHFLPETKGIPIDEMSKIWSKHWYWQKYVPNDDPFPPQSPPRKLHSPVKEHNIQMVVNMDEKEA